The following coding sequences are from one Sander lucioperca isolate FBNREF2018 chromosome 2, SLUC_FBN_1.2, whole genome shotgun sequence window:
- the hspb11 gene encoding intraflagellar transport protein 25 homolog, protein MIGSSLSSLGAKVVVASSGDENHPPENITDGNTNTFWMSTGMFPQEFIIRFAEPTTISAVTVDSYNVKHLKIEKNTSQNASQFESITEKEFERTEGHLQSNAISLNGSSATHLRFIITSGYDRFVSVHRVAVQN, encoded by the exons ATGATTGGTTCCTCTCTAAGTTCTTTGGGTGCAAAAGTTGTCGTCGCATCGTCCGGCGATGAGAACCACCCACCAGAAAACATCACTGACGG AAACACGAATACGTTTTGGATGTCCACTGGGATGTTTCCCCAAGAGTTCATCATTCGCTTTGCTGAACCCACGACGATTTCTGCTGTGACAGTAGACAGCTATAATG tcAAGCATCTAAAGATAGAAAAGAACACGTCGCAAAATGCTTCTCAATTTGAGTCTATCACGGAGAAAG AATTTGAACGTACAGAGGGACATCTACAGTCAAATGCTATTTCG CTAAATGGAAGCAGTGCAACCCACCTTCGTTTCATCATCACCTCAGGATATGATCGCTTTGTCTCAGTGCACAGAGTCGCTGTACAAAATTGA